The Chroicocephalus ridibundus chromosome 2, bChrRid1.1, whole genome shotgun sequence genome includes a region encoding these proteins:
- the TSPAN13 gene encoding tetraspanin-13 — translation MVCGGFACSKNCLCALNLLYTLVSLLLIGIAAWGIGFGLISSFRVVGVAIAVGIFLFLIALVGLIGAVKHHQVLLFFYMIILLLVFIVQFSVSCACLALNKEQQSQLLEVGWNNTNSARTDIERNLNCCGFRVFDPNETCASDCFRSHHCQPCAPIIEEHSVMVLRFVGGIGLFFGFTEILGVWLTYRYRNQKDPRANPSAFL, via the exons ATGGTGTGCGGAGGCTTCGCCTGCTCCAAGAACTGCCTCTGCGCCCTCAACCTGCTCTATACG ctgGTAAGCCTGCTGCTGATTGGAATTGCGGCATGGGGAATTGGCTTTGGCCTCATCTCTAGTTTCAGAGTTGTTGGAGTGGCAATTGCAGTAGGAATCTTCCTCTTCCTTATTGCCTTAGTCGGATTGATTGGTGCAGTGAAACATCATCAAGTATTGCTGTTCTTT TACATGATTATTCTTTTGCTAGTCTTCATTGTCcagttttctgtctcttgtgccTGTTTAGCACTAAACAAGGAACAGCAG AGTCAACTTCTAGAGGTGGGATGGAATAACACTAACAGCGCGAGAACAGACATTGAGAGAAATTTGAATTGTTGTGGATTCAGAGTTTTTGATCCGAATGAAACCTGCGCCTCT GATTGTTTTAGAAGTCACCACTGTCAACCATGTGCACCAATAATAGAAGAACATTCTGTAATGGTGCTGAGATTTGTTGGAGGCATAGGACTCTTCTTCGGTTTCACAGAG attctgGGAGTCTGGCTGACATATAGATACAGGAACCAAAAGGATCCCCGTGCAAACCCCAGTGCATTTCTTTGA